A single Populus alba chromosome 7, ASM523922v2, whole genome shotgun sequence DNA region contains:
- the LOC118036247 gene encoding uncharacterized protein: MENKLRIEALQEKLHEITQKLQERQEKMRSYNPDVVNINSVHDAIAHQQFLNDAIQNIEKLTMEIFHEPIDLQKSGCFQVPPAATRDAHLTAEELVDGNGNWNPPQDDHQPKEAHLPVSPHLSLEYLRTQKHWNLQGRGQGSA, from the exons ATGGAAAACAAACTCAGGATAGAG GCGCTTCAGGAGAAACTCCATGAAATCACCCAGAAACTACAAGAGAGACAAGAAAAGATGAG gtCTTACAATCCAGATGTGGTGAATATCAACTCAGTTCACGATGCCATTGCGCACCAACAATTTCTTAATGATGCAATTCAAAATATAGAAAAGCTAACT ATGGAGATTTTTCATGAACCTATAGACCTTCAGAAGTCTGGGTGTTTTCAG GTGCCTCCCGCTGCTACCAGGGATGCTCATTTGACCGCTGAAGAGCTTGTGGATGGCAATGGAAACTG GAATCCACCGCAAGATGACCATCAACCCAAAGAGGCACACTTGCCTGTTAGTCCACACCTAAGCCTCGAGTACCTCAGAACTCAAAAGCACTGGAACCTTCAAGGTCGTGGGCAGGGCAGTGCCTGA
- the LOC140954160 gene encoding uncharacterized protein — MVRTITSLALMAMMLRLAMAANYTVGGPNGGWDATTNLQAWASSNNFLVGDNLIFQYGLTHDVIEVSKAGYDSCQTTSPLQSYSGGTTAIPLSSPGKRYFTCATPGHCAGGMKLEIDTLATSTPPPASPLTPPPASPSLPSPPTTSTLPPASTVIPPASSPPPEIYSLSPSQSPEMTPTMSPSAPRTSPLTSTTPSPATAPSIDGFMKTPLASSASKESLQSSLTMGISLVIMMILLAI, encoded by the exons ATGGTGAGAACAATCACCAGCTTGGCCCTTATGGCCATGATGCTAAGATTGGCCATGGCTGCTAATTATACTGTTGGTGGTCCAAATGGTGGATGGGATGCAACCACAAACCTGCAAGCTTGGGCATCATCAAACAATTTCTTAGTTGGAGATAACCTCA TCTTCCAGTATGGACTCACGCATGATGTGATTGAAGTTTCAAAGGCAGGCTATGACTCCTGCCAGACAACGAGCCCACTACAGTCATATAGTGGTGGCACAACAGCCATCCCTCTTTCTTCTCCTGGCAAGAGATACTTCACCTGTGCAACACCAGGACATTGTGCCGGAGGTATGAAGCTTGAAATAGACACTCTTGCAACTTCTACCCCACCACCGGCCTCTCCCTTGACCCCGCCACCAGCTTCACCAAGCCTTCCATCACCTCCAACTACTTCGACTCTACCACCTGCTTCCACCGTCATTCCTCCCGCTTCCTCTCCACCTCCAGAAATTTATAGTCTCTCACCATCACAATCACCAGAAATGACTCCAACAATGTCTCCTTCAGCCCCGCGTACCTCACCATTGACCAGTACTACACCATCTCCTGCAACTGCTCCTTCTATAGATGGTTTTATGAAAACACCTCTCGCATCATCAGCTAGCAAAGAAAGTTTGCAAAGCAGTCTCACAATGGGAATCAGCCTAGTTATCATGATGATACTTCTAGCTATCTAA
- the LOC118036250 gene encoding antimicrobial ginkbilobin-2-like protein produces the protein MSSSRFTSSLYLLTLSLLLQNVLGVDPLYSSCSGNEKSTANYGSYKTSLDVLMSSFYRLAPAKEGFALGSLGQKNLDRPYGLVLCRGDVSSSDCSVCVADATREIRKRCPYGKSGFIAYDNCLLKYLNKDFFGQIDSQNKIYLYNVRNVSNPVIFNQKTKDLLSQLANKAYIARKMYAAGELGLGGSKKLYGMAQCTRDLSSADCKKCLDGAIIELQGFSGGKEGGRVTGGSCTVRYEIYPFVRA, from the coding sequence ATGTCTTCCTCCAGATTCACCTCCTCTCTCTACCTTCTAACTCTCTCTCTACTTCTCCAAAATGTTCTTGGAGTTGACCCTCTATATAGTAGCTGTTCAGGCAACGAGAAATCAACTGCTAACTATGGCTCTTATAAAACAAGCTTGGACGTTCTAATGAGTTCTTTCTACCGACTTGCACCAGCTAAGGAAGGCTTTGCCCTTGGTTCTTTAGGTCAGAAAAACCTAGACCGACCATATGGGCTCGTTCTTTGCAGAGGAGATGTCTCATCCTCAGACTGCAGTGTCTGTGTTGCTGATGCAACCAGGGAGATCCGCAAGCGCTGCCCATACGGTAAAAGTGGATTCATAGCTTACGATAACTGTCTACTGAAGTATCTAAACAAGGACTTCTTTGGCCAGATTGACAGCCAAAACAAGATCTACTTGTATAACGTGCGAAATGTGAGCAATCCAGTGATATTTAATCAGAAGACAAAGGACTTGTTGAGCCAACTGGCGAACAAGGCTTATATCGCAAGGAAAATGTATGCCGCTGGAGAGTTGGGCCTTGGGGGATCGAAGAAACTTTACGGAATGGCTCAATGCACAAGGGATCTCTCTAGCGCTGATTGTAAGAAGTGTCTTGATGGTGCTATAATTGAGCTTCAAGGTTTTTCTGGTGGAAAAGAAGGGGGTAGGGTTACTGGTGGGAGTTGTACGGTTAGATATGAGATTTATCCATTTGTTAGAGCTTAA
- the LOC118036246 gene encoding antimicrobial ginkbilobin-2-like protein, producing the protein MSFSNFASFLCLLAFSLLVHTGFGADPLFHFCSTPENFTANGPYESNLNKLTGYLYYQASRTGFVMGSKGQKPVQAYGLALCRGDASTSDCKTCVVEAGGEIRKRCPYNKAAIIWYDNCLFKYSNKGFFGQIDNGNKFYMWNVNAVSEPVPFNAKTKELLTQLANKAQATPKLYATGGMELGESTKLYGLVQCTRDLSSAVCKKCLDGIIGELPSCCDGKEGGRVVSGSCNFRYEIYPFVNA; encoded by the coding sequence ATGTCTTTCTCCAACTTCGCCTCCTTTCTATGTCTGTTAGCCTTTTCTCTCCTTGTCCACACTGGTTTTGGAGCTGACCCACTTTTCCATTTCTGTTCAACTCCTGAGAACTTCACCGCCAATGGCCCTTATGAATCCAACCTAAACAAGCTTACTGGTTACCTCTACTATCAAGCCTCTCGTACAGGTTTTGTTATGGGTTCAAAAGGCCAGAAACCGGTCCAAGCATATGGGCTCGCTCTCTGTAGAGGTGACGCCTCAACCTCAGATTGCAAGACTTGTGTTGTTGAGGCAGGCGGTGAGATTCGAAAGCGCTGTCCATACAATAAAGCGGCCATCATTTGGTATGATAACTGTCTTTTCAAGTACTCAAACAAAGGATTCTTTGGCCAAATTGATAATGGAAACAAGTTCTATATGTGGAACGTGAATGCTGTAAGTGAGCCAGTTCCATTCAATGCAAAGACCAAAGAGCTTTTGACCCAGCTTGCCAATAAAGCTCAAGCAACCCCCAAGTTGTACGCAACAGGAGGGATGGAGCTAGGAGAATCAACCAAGCTATATGGATTGGTCCAGTGCACTCGGGATCTTTCTAGTGCTGTCTGTAAGAAATGCCTCGATGGTATAATCGGTGAACTTCCAAGCTGCTGTGACGGGAAAGAAGGTGGCAGAGTTGTCAGTGGGAGTTGCAATTTCAGATATGAAATATACCCTTTTGTCAATGCTTAA
- the LOC118036236 gene encoding antimicrobial ginkbilobin-2-like protein codes for MSSSNFASFLCLLAFSLLVHTGFGADPLFHFCSTPENFTANGPYESNLNKLAGYLYYQAPSTGFGQGSIGQNPDQAYGLALCRGDASTSDCKTCVVEAGGEIRKRCPYNKAAIIWYDNCLFKYSNKEFFGQIDNGNKFYMWNVKVVSEPVTFNGKTKELLTQLANKVQATPKLYETGEMELGESTKLYGLVQCTRDLSSAVCKKCLDGIIGELPSCCDGKEGGRVVSGSCNFRYEIYPFVNA; via the coding sequence ATGTCTTCCTCCAACTTCGCCTCCTTTCTATGTCTATTAGCCTTTTCTCTCCTTGTCCACACTGGTTTTGGAGCTGACCCACTTTTCCATTTCTGTTCAACTCCTGAGAACTTCACTGCCAATGGCCCTTATGAATCCAACCTAAACAAGCTTGCTGGTTACCTCTACTATCAAGCCCCTAGTACAGGATTTGGTCAGGGTTCAATAGGCCAGAACCCGGACCAAGCATACGGGCTTGCTCTTTGTAGAGGTGACGCCTCAACCTCAGATTGCAAGACCTGTGTTGTTGAGGCAGGCGGTGAGATTCGAAAGCGCTGTCCATACAATAAAGCGGCCATCATTTGGTATGATAACTGTCTTTTCAAGTACTCAAACAAAGAATTCTTTGGCCAAATTGATAATGGAAACAAGTTCTATATGTGGAACGTGAAAGTTGTAAGTGAGCCAGTTACATTCAACGGAAAGACCAAAGAGCTTTTGACCCAGCTCGCCAATAAAGTTCAGGCAACCCCCAAGTTGTACGAAACAGGAGAGATGGAGCTAGGAGAATCAACCAAGCTATATGGATTGGTCCAGTGCACTCGGGATCTTTCTAGTGCTGTCTGTAAGAAATGCCTCGATGGTATAATCGGTGAACTTCCAAGCTGCTGTGACGGGAAAGAAGGTGGCAGAGTTGTCAGTGGGAGCTGCAATTTCAGATATGAAATATACCCTTTTGTCAATGCTTAA